The following proteins come from a genomic window of Nocardioides albertanoniae:
- a CDS encoding helix-turn-helix transcriptional regulator — protein sequence MSEPGETSGSRRDRLRELLDAVLDGADDGTPRTLAQMAGDAFTSPYHFNRMLSRGAGEPPVAMRRRVMLERSAWQLRHGGTVTDAAWAAGYESLEGFSRAFAKAFGHPPSTAAASHWLPAPNGIHFHPPESLWVDSQEQVLSPLTEQLVMHDLDDTRALLEQASGLSADVLAEVRLPGRVVLEWDGPEESLIQVLEATVWAKECWVASIEGLSMPARDRSDDVAALIDQHEAVGARWLAVVRDIERRGAWEDRLVDALCEPPESFQIGSVVAHVLTYAAHRRLLARAMLRMAGVEVDRGDPIEWLRARRGEVPPPTIGA from the coding sequence GTGAGCGAGCCGGGGGAGACGAGCGGGAGCCGCCGCGACCGCCTGCGTGAGCTGTTGGACGCGGTGCTCGACGGCGCCGACGACGGCACCCCGCGCACGTTGGCGCAGATGGCGGGGGACGCCTTCACCTCGCCCTACCACTTCAACCGGATGCTCTCCCGGGGCGCGGGCGAGCCGCCGGTGGCGATGCGGCGCCGGGTGATGCTGGAGCGGTCCGCGTGGCAGCTGCGGCACGGCGGCACGGTGACCGACGCGGCGTGGGCGGCCGGATATGAGTCGCTGGAAGGGTTCTCGCGCGCCTTCGCCAAGGCCTTCGGACACCCGCCGAGCACCGCCGCGGCCAGCCACTGGCTGCCGGCTCCCAACGGCATCCACTTCCATCCGCCCGAGTCGCTGTGGGTCGACTCCCAGGAGCAGGTGCTCTCGCCGCTGACCGAGCAGCTGGTGATGCACGACCTCGACGACACCCGGGCGCTGCTCGAGCAGGCCTCGGGGCTGTCTGCCGACGTGCTCGCGGAGGTGCGGTTGCCGGGCCGCGTGGTGCTGGAGTGGGACGGACCGGAGGAGTCGCTCATCCAGGTGCTGGAGGCCACCGTGTGGGCCAAGGAGTGCTGGGTCGCCTCCATCGAGGGCCTCTCGATGCCGGCCCGCGACCGCTCGGACGACGTCGCTGCGCTGATCGACCAGCACGAGGCCGTGGGCGCGCGATGGCTCGCCGTCGTACGCGACATCGAGCGGCGCGGAGCCTGGGAGGACCGGCTCGTCGACGCGCTGTGCGAGCCGCCGGAGAGCTTCCAGATCGGGTCGGTGGTCGCCCACGTCCTGACGTACGCCGCTCATCGGCGTCTGCTCGCCAGGGCGATGCTCCGAATGGCCGGTGTCGAGGTCGACCGGGGCGACCCGATCGAGTGGCTGCGGGCTCGCCGGGGTGAGGTGCCGCCTCCTACGATAGGCGCGTGA
- the dapF gene encoding diaminopimelate epimerase, translating to MTYAFVKGHGTENDFVLLPDLDGSVHGALTDSEMADRVRRLCDRRAGLGADGILRVIRTADYDGPDRPVSDAEWFMDYRNADGTLAEMCGNGTRVFAEYLRSAGLAGDEITFATRAGDKTLRASGDIWTADLGSPKLLGATQVSVAHHFWPAANVDMGNPHAAAEVESIDPEGPVGDLYDTPVFDEDVYPRGVNVEFFARVAERHVAMRVFERGSGETRSCGTGACAVMVAAAEADGLAGERDADVTYRVDVPGGTLQVTWTTDDRILLAGTALLVAEGTTTL from the coding sequence ATGACGTACGCATTCGTGAAGGGGCACGGCACGGAGAACGACTTCGTGCTGCTGCCCGACCTGGACGGCTCGGTGCACGGCGCGCTGACCGACTCGGAGATGGCCGACCGGGTCCGGAGGCTGTGTGATCGCCGAGCCGGCCTCGGTGCCGACGGGATCCTGCGGGTGATCCGCACCGCTGACTACGACGGTCCGGACCGGCCGGTGAGCGATGCGGAGTGGTTCATGGACTATCGCAACGCCGACGGCACGCTCGCCGAGATGTGCGGCAACGGCACCCGCGTCTTCGCCGAGTATCTGCGCTCGGCAGGTCTCGCCGGCGACGAGATCACCTTCGCCACCCGCGCCGGCGACAAGACGCTGCGCGCCTCGGGCGACATCTGGACCGCCGACCTGGGCTCCCCGAAGCTGCTCGGAGCGACGCAGGTCAGCGTCGCCCACCACTTCTGGCCCGCCGCCAACGTCGACATGGGCAACCCGCACGCCGCCGCCGAGGTCGAGTCGATCGACCCCGAGGGCCCGGTCGGCGACCTCTACGACACCCCGGTCTTCGACGAAGACGTCTATCCGCGCGGGGTCAACGTCGAGTTCTTCGCCCGCGTCGCCGAGCGACATGTCGCGATGCGCGTCTTCGAGCGAGGCTCCGGCGAGACCCGCTCCTGCGGCACCGGCGCCTGCGCGGTCATGGTCGCCGCCGCCGAGGCCGACGGTCTCGCCGGCGAGCGTGACGCCGACGTGACCTACCGCGTCGACGTACCCGGCGGCACCCTCCAGGTCACCTGGACCACCGACGACCGCATCCTCCTCGCCGGCACCGCCCTCCTCGTCGCCGAAGGCACCACCACCCTCTGA
- a CDS encoding substrate-binding domain-containing protein, producing the protein MSGKAGSSTSKALAIIEPEAPAEPEAEVEPRFTKQTIGVVAGAVGVLALCLLTTAMVTSGKATQTVTRSCTGPQMNVAAAPQAAKVLRKILDDAGCKQIEVKATEADQVLSPMALGDDLPDVWIPDSSRWLDRISPAEEPVTLRSSMASSPVVLVSGDGLIRRSYAEAFADDDLLVGDPQRMMSALGTVIAGEANPANAAKLKSYADRIASDEDGSAPTDSGRLAELRTVASGVTATSEQQWSSYAPMLKASAPKEGTVVLDYPVILTANSSRRNTLASSITNFARVLDSDAADETLTKAGFRTSGAGKPSPNVGAFTEVDPATVKKTAAEWSQRLRPTRGIAAIDVSGSMAFPSGDGVTTRLQLTQAAAAEAIKDLPATAAIGLWAFSEETEGKLGGDHAALVPTRSLGTKGQRDLLSKEIAGLTARTGGGTALHDTTLAAYEAAVASYDPLASNTVLLFTDGTNEDADSMDLAELVRRLKAASDPHRPVRVIGVGITADADMGALRTIAEATGGAAYVAERPEDVGSVLHEAIGRR; encoded by the coding sequence ATGTCCGGCAAGGCCGGCAGCAGCACGTCGAAGGCGCTCGCGATCATCGAGCCCGAGGCGCCTGCGGAGCCCGAGGCAGAGGTCGAGCCGCGGTTCACGAAGCAGACGATCGGGGTCGTCGCCGGTGCCGTCGGCGTCCTGGCGCTGTGCCTGCTGACCACCGCGATGGTGACCAGCGGCAAGGCCACCCAGACCGTCACCAGGTCGTGCACGGGCCCGCAGATGAACGTCGCGGCGGCTCCCCAGGCGGCCAAGGTCCTGCGCAAGATCCTCGACGACGCAGGCTGCAAGCAGATCGAGGTCAAGGCGACCGAGGCCGACCAGGTGCTCTCGCCGATGGCCCTCGGTGACGATCTGCCCGACGTATGGATCCCCGACTCCTCGCGTTGGCTCGACCGGATCAGTCCGGCCGAGGAGCCGGTGACCCTACGGTCGTCGATGGCGTCCTCGCCGGTGGTTCTCGTCTCCGGTGACGGCCTGATCCGCAGGTCCTACGCGGAGGCTTTCGCCGACGACGACCTGCTGGTCGGCGACCCTCAGCGGATGATGAGCGCGCTCGGCACCGTCATCGCGGGCGAGGCGAACCCTGCGAACGCCGCCAAGCTGAAGTCGTACGCCGACCGGATCGCCTCCGACGAGGACGGCAGCGCACCCACCGACTCCGGCCGGCTCGCCGAGCTGCGCACAGTCGCGAGCGGCGTGACCGCGACCAGCGAGCAGCAGTGGTCGAGCTATGCGCCGATGCTGAAGGCCAGCGCGCCGAAGGAAGGCACCGTGGTGCTCGACTACCCGGTCATCCTCACCGCCAACTCGTCGCGTCGCAACACCCTCGCCTCCTCGATCACCAACTTCGCGCGCGTGCTCGACAGCGATGCCGCCGACGAGACGCTGACGAAGGCCGGCTTCCGCACCTCCGGCGCCGGCAAACCCTCGCCCAACGTGGGTGCCTTCACCGAGGTCGACCCGGCCACCGTGAAGAAGACGGCCGCCGAGTGGAGCCAGCGGCTGCGGCCGACGCGGGGCATCGCCGCGATCGACGTCTCCGGGTCGATGGCCTTCCCCTCGGGCGACGGCGTGACCACCCGGCTCCAGCTCACCCAGGCGGCGGCCGCGGAAGCCATCAAGGACCTGCCGGCCACCGCGGCGATCGGGCTGTGGGCCTTCTCCGAGGAGACCGAGGGCAAGCTCGGCGGCGACCACGCCGCGCTCGTGCCGACCCGGTCGCTCGGCACGAAGGGGCAGCGTGACCTGCTCTCCAAGGAGATCGCCGGCCTCACCGCCCGCACCGGCGGCGGCACCGCCCTGCACGACACCACGCTGGCCGCCTACGAGGCTGCCGTCGCCTCCTACGACCCGCTCGCCTCCAACACCGTGCTGCTCTTCACCGACGGCACCAACGAGGATGCCGACTCGATGGACCTGGCCGAGCTCGTACGCCGGTTGAAGGCTGCCTCCGATCCCCACCGACCCGTGCGCGTGATCGGTGTCGGGATCACCGCCGACGCCGACATGGGAGCGTTGCGCACCATCGCCGAGGCGACAGGCGGGGCGGCGTACGTCGCGGAGCGACCGGAGGATGTCGGCTCGGTGCTCCACGAGGCGATCGGCCGACGCTGA
- a CDS encoding antitoxin, with amino-acid sequence MSFLDKAKDLANKGVDKVGSDKVGEGLDKAGDFADEKTGGKYGEHIDKGVDAAKEHAEGLDGGDNNNN; translated from the coding sequence ATGAGCTTCTTGGACAAGGCAAAGGATCTCGCCAACAAGGGCGTCGACAAGGTCGGCTCCGACAAGGTCGGAGAGGGCCTCGACAAGGCCGGCGACTTCGCCGACGAGAAGACCGGCGGCAAGTACGGCGAGCACATCGACAAGGGTGTCGACGCCGCGAAGGAGCACGCGGAGGGCCTGGACGGCGGCGACAACAACAACAACTGA
- a CDS encoding pyridoxamine 5'-phosphate oxidase family protein, whose amino-acid sequence MTPTWTEISTVDELVELVGTPHERAVTKGRPALLEIDREWLAATPFCVVATSDDSGSCDASPKGDPAGSLVHVIDDKTIAIAERPGNRRVDGYRNVLANPHVGLNFLIPGRGDTLRINGRARLVSDAPFFDEMVVKGKRPILALVVDIDDIFFHCAKAFLRSGLWDPETWNPDHLPKRAVIAKEVEKDARTLAEMEDYYRTDTYSKFLY is encoded by the coding sequence GTGACCCCTACCTGGACCGAGATCAGCACCGTCGACGAGCTCGTCGAGCTGGTCGGCACCCCCCACGAGCGGGCTGTGACCAAGGGGCGTCCGGCGCTCCTCGAGATCGACAGGGAGTGGCTCGCGGCGACCCCGTTCTGCGTGGTCGCGACCTCGGACGACTCCGGCAGCTGCGACGCCTCGCCGAAGGGCGACCCGGCCGGCTCGCTCGTGCACGTCATCGACGACAAGACGATCGCGATCGCTGAACGGCCCGGCAATCGACGTGTCGACGGCTACCGCAACGTGCTCGCCAACCCCCACGTCGGACTCAACTTCCTGATCCCCGGCCGTGGCGACACGCTGCGCATCAACGGCCGCGCGCGACTTGTCTCCGACGCGCCGTTCTTCGACGAGATGGTCGTCAAGGGCAAGCGGCCGATCCTCGCCCTGGTCGTCGACATCGACGACATCTTCTTCCACTGCGCCAAGGCGTTCCTGCGGTCGGGCCTGTGGGACCCGGAGACCTGGAACCCCGACCACCTCCCCAAGCGCGCCGTGATCGCCAAGGAGGTCGAGAAGGACGCGCGCACCCTGGCGGAGATGGAGGACTACTACCGCACCGACACCTACTCGAAGTTCCTCTACTGA
- a CDS encoding SDR family NAD(P)-dependent oxidoreductase, whose translation MELTDSTAIVTGAASGIGAATARALAAKGATVIVADMQKDKGEALAEEIKGLFVPVDVTDSEQITNAVERAVEVAPLKAVVNSAGIGWAQRTIGRDGQVSSAHDLDAYKKVIAINLIGTFDMCRQAASFISRNEPDANGQRGAIVNLASVAAFDGQIGQVSYSSSKGGVVGLTLPLARDLSASGIRVNTVAPGLIDTPIYGEGPESEAFKAKLGESVLFPRRLGVPEELASMVVECLTNDYMNGETIRVDGGIRMPPK comes from the coding sequence ATGGAGTTGACTGATAGCACAGCGATCGTGACGGGGGCGGCCAGCGGGATCGGGGCGGCTACGGCCCGGGCGTTGGCGGCCAAGGGTGCGACGGTGATCGTCGCGGACATGCAGAAGGACAAGGGCGAGGCGCTGGCCGAGGAGATCAAGGGGCTGTTCGTGCCCGTTGACGTCACCGACAGCGAGCAGATCACCAACGCGGTGGAGCGGGCCGTCGAGGTCGCGCCGCTCAAGGCGGTGGTCAACTCGGCCGGGATCGGGTGGGCTCAGCGCACCATCGGGCGTGACGGCCAGGTGTCGTCGGCGCACGACCTGGATGCATACAAGAAGGTCATCGCGATCAACCTGATCGGCACCTTCGACATGTGCCGCCAGGCGGCGAGCTTCATCAGCCGCAACGAGCCCGACGCCAACGGGCAGCGCGGCGCGATCGTCAACCTGGCCAGCGTGGCGGCCTTCGACGGTCAGATCGGGCAGGTGTCCTACTCCTCGTCGAAGGGTGGCGTCGTCGGGCTCACCCTGCCGCTCGCCCGCGACCTCTCTGCGTCGGGGATCCGGGTGAACACCGTCGCCCCCGGGCTGATCGACACCCCGATCTACGGCGAGGGTCCGGAGTCGGAGGCGTTCAAGGCCAAGCTCGGCGAGAGCGTGCTGTTCCCGCGTCGTCTCGGCGTGCCGGAGGAGCTCGCGAGCATGGTCGTCGAGTGCCTGACCAACGACTACATGAACGGCGAGACGATCCGCGTCGACGGCGGCATCAGGATGCCTCCGAAGTAG
- the hflX gene encoding GTPase HflX codes for MTNNAHDFSLADALEATEDWDALEAESDADGFESGYADEDPEDGLGLRFGDEDAGPTLGAMELAERHALKRVASLRTELEDITEVEYRQLRLERVVLVGVWAGGTQADAENSLSELALLAETAGSEVLEAIYQRRQAPDPATYIGRGKVEALKEIVAATGADTVIADGELAPSQLRNLEDRTGVKVVDRTALILDIFAQHAKSREGQAQVELAQLSYMKQRLRGWGGNLSRQAGGRVAGGAGIGGRGPGETKIETDRRRINTKIAKLNRELKAMKGTRDTKRASRKSHQIPAVAIAGYTNAGKSSLLNRLTGAGVLVEDALFATLDPTTRKTTTEDGRVYTMSDTVGFVRHLPHQLVEAFRSTLEEVADADLVVHVVDGAHPDPEGQLASVREVFAEIGASEVPELVVINKADIADPMVIGRLLRTEPHSVAVSAKTGEGIDEAIKAVEADLPRPGVEFSALVPYERGDLVNRLHQHGEIDHLEHTADGTLLKGRANADLAGELAAFSA; via the coding sequence ATGACGAACAACGCACACGACTTCTCACTCGCTGACGCGCTCGAGGCCACCGAGGACTGGGACGCGCTCGAGGCCGAGTCCGACGCCGACGGCTTCGAGTCCGGCTACGCGGACGAGGACCCCGAGGACGGCCTCGGGCTCCGCTTCGGCGATGAGGACGCCGGCCCGACGCTCGGCGCCATGGAGCTCGCCGAGCGGCACGCGCTCAAGCGCGTCGCCAGCCTGCGCACCGAGCTCGAAGACATCACCGAGGTCGAATACCGCCAGCTGCGGCTGGAGCGAGTCGTGCTCGTGGGCGTATGGGCCGGTGGCACCCAGGCCGACGCCGAGAACTCCCTGTCCGAGCTGGCGCTGCTCGCCGAGACGGCGGGCTCCGAGGTGCTGGAGGCGATCTACCAGCGTCGTCAGGCGCCCGACCCGGCGACGTACATCGGACGCGGCAAGGTCGAGGCGCTCAAGGAGATCGTGGCCGCGACCGGCGCCGACACGGTCATCGCCGACGGCGAGCTGGCCCCGAGCCAGCTGCGCAACCTGGAGGACCGCACCGGCGTCAAGGTCGTCGACCGCACCGCGCTGATCCTCGACATCTTCGCCCAGCACGCCAAGTCCCGCGAGGGCCAGGCGCAGGTGGAGCTCGCCCAGCTCAGCTACATGAAGCAGCGGCTGCGTGGTTGGGGTGGCAACCTGTCGCGTCAGGCCGGTGGCCGGGTCGCCGGTGGTGCCGGTATCGGTGGCCGTGGTCCTGGTGAGACCAAGATCGAGACCGACCGCCGCCGGATCAACACCAAGATCGCCAAGCTCAACCGTGAGCTGAAGGCGATGAAGGGCACCCGCGACACCAAGCGTGCTTCGCGGAAGAGCCACCAGATCCCAGCGGTCGCGATCGCCGGCTACACCAACGCCGGCAAGTCGTCGCTGCTCAACCGGCTCACCGGTGCCGGGGTGCTCGTCGAGGACGCCCTCTTCGCCACCCTCGACCCGACGACCCGCAAGACGACCACCGAGGACGGCCGGGTCTACACGATGTCCGACACCGTCGGCTTCGTACGCCACCTGCCCCACCAGCTCGTCGAGGCCTTCCGCTCGACGCTGGAGGAGGTCGCCGACGCCGACCTGGTCGTGCACGTCGTCGACGGTGCTCACCCCGACCCCGAGGGCCAGCTGGCCTCCGTGCGCGAGGTCTTCGCCGAGATCGGTGCCTCCGAGGTGCCCGAGCTGGTGGTGATCAACAAGGCCGACATCGCCGACCCGATGGTGATCGGCCGGCTGCTGCGCACCGAGCCGCACTCGGTGGCGGTCTCGGCCAAGACCGGCGAGGGCATCGACGAGGCCATCAAGGCCGTCGAGGCCGACCTGCCGCGGCCCGGCGTCGAGTTCTCCGCGCTGGTTCCCTACGAGCGCGGTGACCTGGTCAACCGGCTTCACCAGCACGGAGAGATCGACCACCTCGAGCACACCGCCGACGGCACCCTGCTCAAGGGACGCGCCAACGCCGACCTGGCCGGCGAGCTCGCGGCGTTCTCGGCCTGA
- a CDS encoding zinc metalloprotease — translation MSIPKLASRAAAMGALGVLVASGLAAAAPATAIQAAAGGGACFDPAAGGAARVADGTKKVHDTNHLTRSQAAAKEKALDDALAAKGKKGGGADLGPTTIPTYVHVIQEDATTGAIPQANIDAQIDVLNAAYAGTPFSFEVAGQETTINPDWYPIISGSSGEREMKSTLRQGGDNALNIYLGEIDDGLLGWATFPAKKISSQDGVVILGESLPGGSAAPYDEGDTATHEVGHWLHLYHTFQGGCSGQGDQVSDTPAEAAPAFGCPEGSDTCTAPGLDPIHNFMDYTEDACMDEFTPGQVQRMIDGWVAYRA, via the coding sequence ATGTCGATTCCCAAGCTGGCAAGCAGAGCAGCAGCGATGGGCGCACTCGGTGTGCTCGTGGCATCAGGTCTGGCCGCTGCGGCGCCCGCGACCGCGATCCAGGCGGCAGCAGGAGGCGGTGCCTGCTTCGACCCCGCCGCGGGCGGAGCCGCTCGTGTCGCCGACGGCACCAAGAAGGTCCACGACACCAACCACCTGACCCGCTCGCAGGCCGCGGCCAAGGAGAAGGCGCTCGACGACGCGCTGGCGGCGAAGGGGAAGAAGGGCGGCGGCGCCGACCTCGGCCCGACGACCATCCCGACCTACGTGCACGTCATCCAGGAGGACGCCACCACCGGCGCGATCCCGCAGGCCAACATCGACGCCCAGATCGACGTGCTCAACGCGGCGTACGCCGGCACGCCGTTCTCCTTCGAGGTCGCCGGCCAGGAGACCACGATCAACCCGGACTGGTATCCGATCATCTCCGGGTCGAGCGGTGAGCGTGAGATGAAGTCGACCCTGCGTCAGGGCGGTGACAACGCGCTCAACATCTACCTCGGCGAGATCGACGACGGCCTGCTCGGCTGGGCCACCTTCCCGGCCAAGAAGATCTCCTCGCAGGACGGCGTGGTCATCCTCGGGGAGTCGCTGCCCGGTGGATCGGCGGCGCCGTACGACGAGGGCGACACGGCCACGCACGAGGTCGGTCACTGGCTGCACCTCTACCACACCTTCCAGGGCGGCTGCAGCGGTCAGGGCGACCAAGTCAGCGACACCCCGGCGGAGGCGGCGCCGGCCTTCGGATGCCCCGAGGGGTCCGACACCTGCACGGCTCCGGGGCTCGACCCGATCCACAACTTCATGGACTACACCGAGGACGCGTGCATGGACGAGTTCACGCCGGGTCAGGTGCAGCGCATGATCGACGGATGGGTCGCGTACCGCGCCTGA
- a CDS encoding SGNH/GDSL hydrolase family protein, producing MKAPVRRIARATIVSALAGAVLATVLAACSSEDVESLPGQDASKGGVVTQDMCSRFAAESVSRAAVVTGAGEQVVVIGDSWAAGYGLDDPAKSWPAYLDGQVRVSGFAGTGYARSSMERCGPISFGERAADAVRQGADLVVLEGGINDAHRELPEAEKGFRQTLDALKGHDVVVLGAPSISTRAAAIKVVNKMLKRVSKEYGVTYINVFDLKLPYQDDHTHLTPAGHVQFGRIVAQRIAESRSEPVPAHG from the coding sequence ATGAAGGCACCCGTACGTCGCATCGCGCGCGCCACGATCGTGAGCGCGCTGGCCGGTGCTGTGCTCGCGACCGTCCTCGCGGCCTGCTCCTCCGAGGACGTCGAGAGCCTGCCCGGTCAAGACGCGAGCAAGGGCGGCGTGGTGACCCAGGACATGTGCTCGAGGTTCGCCGCCGAGTCGGTCTCCCGCGCCGCGGTCGTCACCGGCGCCGGCGAGCAGGTCGTCGTGATCGGCGACTCGTGGGCCGCCGGCTACGGGCTCGACGACCCGGCGAAGTCGTGGCCCGCCTATCTCGACGGGCAGGTGCGGGTCTCGGGGTTCGCCGGCACCGGCTACGCCCGCTCCTCGATGGAGCGGTGCGGCCCGATCTCGTTCGGCGAGCGTGCCGCCGACGCCGTGCGGCAGGGCGCCGACCTGGTCGTGCTCGAAGGCGGCATCAACGATGCCCACCGGGAGCTGCCCGAGGCCGAGAAGGGCTTCCGGCAGACGCTCGACGCCTTGAAGGGCCACGACGTCGTCGTGCTCGGCGCCCCGAGCATCTCCACCCGTGCAGCGGCCATCAAGGTCGTCAACAAGATGCTGAAGCGGGTCTCGAAGGAGTACGGGGTGACCTACATCAACGTCTTCGACCTCAAGCTTCCCTACCAGGACGACCACACCCATCTCACCCCGGCGGGGCACGTGCAGTTCGGCCGGATCGTCGCCCAGCGGATCGCGGAGAGCCGGTCGGAGCCTGTCCCCGCCCACGGCTAA
- the miaA gene encoding tRNA (adenosine(37)-N6)-dimethylallyltransferase MiaA: MAVVGATAAGKTSLSLDLAEALDGEVINTDAMQVYRGMDVGTAKLPLDERRGITHHLLDLLDVTEPASVAEFQGLARGVIATLREAGKVPVLVGGSALYTRAILDRFDFPGTSSAVRERLEGELETAGEKALHDRLRELDPASADRIEVDNGRRVVRALEVIELTGQPFSATLPEQVYHDPASIQIGVDISREQLDSRIRQRVAEMFEAGFVDEVAGLLEGDRTLSRTAMAAIGYREVAAHLTGSMTLSEAKERTVIRTRQFARRQDAWFRKDSRVVWVAFDDPGRVEKALEAVRAVSA; encoded by the coding sequence GTGGCCGTCGTCGGCGCCACCGCGGCGGGTAAGACGTCGCTCTCCCTCGACCTCGCCGAGGCGCTCGACGGTGAGGTGATCAACACCGACGCGATGCAGGTATATCGGGGGATGGACGTCGGCACCGCGAAGCTGCCGCTCGACGAGCGGCGTGGGATCACCCATCATCTGCTCGACCTCCTCGATGTCACCGAGCCGGCCTCGGTCGCCGAGTTCCAAGGCCTCGCTCGTGGTGTGATCGCCACGCTTCGAGAGGCGGGGAAGGTGCCCGTGCTGGTCGGCGGCAGTGCCCTCTACACCCGGGCGATCCTGGATCGTTTCGACTTCCCCGGCACGTCGTCGGCGGTGCGCGAGCGTCTGGAGGGCGAGCTCGAAACCGCAGGTGAGAAGGCACTTCATGACCGACTTCGTGAGCTCGACCCGGCGTCCGCGGACCGGATCGAGGTCGACAACGGTCGCCGCGTCGTACGTGCCCTGGAGGTCATCGAGCTGACCGGTCAGCCGTTCAGCGCCACCCTGCCCGAGCAGGTCTACCACGACCCGGCGTCGATCCAGATCGGTGTCGACATCTCCCGCGAGCAGCTCGACTCCCGCATCCGTCAGCGCGTCGCGGAGATGTTCGAGGCCGGCTTCGTCGACGAGGTGGCCGGCCTCCTCGAGGGCGACCGGACGTTGTCGAGGACCGCCATGGCTGCGATCGGCTATCGGGAGGTCGCCGCTCATCTGACCGGGTCGATGACGTTGTCGGAGGCGAAGGAGCGCACCGTCATCAGGACCCGCCAGTTCGCGCGTCGCCAGGACGCCTGGTTCCGCAAGGATTCACGCGTCGTTTGGGTCGCGTTCGACGACCCCGGGCGCGTCGAGAAGGCCCTCGAGGCGGTGCGGGCGGTCTCGGCCTGA